The sequence ATGTTGATTCTTTTGGCCAGCGTCGTTTCGGTGGAATTCGGCCTGTCCGTCGCGATCATTGAAATCTCGCTCGGCGTCATCGGCGGCAACTTTTTCGGTCTGCATCCGACGCCGTGGATCACGTTCTTTGCCGGCTTCGGCGGCATTTTGCTCACCTTTCTCGCCGGCGCCGAAGTCGATACGCAGGTCATGCGCGAGAAATTCAAAGAGAGCT comes from candidate division KSB1 bacterium and encodes:
- a CDS encoding cation:proton antiporter, translated to MDEQLLSVILWMLILLASVVSVEFGLSVAIIEISLGVIGGNFFGLHPTPWITFFAGFGGILLTFLAGAEVDTQVMREKFKES